In Anthonomus grandis grandis chromosome 6, icAntGran1.3, whole genome shotgun sequence, one DNA window encodes the following:
- the LOC126737721 gene encoding uncharacterized protein LOC126737721, with translation MNETAEDLNYDCNYNMFLAKTMLPNLNKTDDRQKAVRWMKKLATCNRSIEEMKLRNDFMYYLVVNIQQGELQPPFTEPPPASPLPDIAHLLPGGVTEVNLDEWGDKTGKEGVKPPMLYEHSPDGGAFLAAQPVPRCGAFCYLAVVAREPKKD, from the exons atgaaCGAGACTGCCGAAGATTTGAACTATGATTGCAACTACAACATGTTCCTAGCGAAAACGATGTTAcccaacttaaataaaactgatG ATAGACAAAAAGCGGTACGTTGGATGAAAAAATTAGCCACCTGCAACCGGTCCATTGAAGAAATGAAACTTAGAAACGATTTCATGTATTATTTGGTCGTAAACATTCAACAGGGGGAGCTGCAGCCTCCTTTTACAGAACCACCCCCTGCCAGCCCTTTGCCTGATATAGCACATCTTTTG CCTGGAGGTGTGACCGAAGTAAATTTAGACGAATGGGGTGACAAAACTGGTAAAGAAGGAGTTAAACCGCCGATGCTATATGAGCATTCACCGGATGGGGGAGCTTTCTTGGCCGCCCAGCCTGTTCCAAGATGCGGAGCTTTTTGTTATCTCGCAGTAGTGGCCAGAGAACCCAAGAAAGactga